GAATTGCTGACCACGTATCTGCGGGCGGCGGCGGAACGGCGGTCGCTGCCGGCCGACGCCATCTGCGGGTATCGGGCAGGATATCTCCCGTCGGAACGGCGCAAGATCGAGGCGGGACTGCGCAGCGGCGCGGTGCGCGCGGTCGCCGCCACCAACGCCCTGGAGCTCGGCATCGACATCGGACAACTGAGCGCCGCGGTGCTGGTCGGGTACCCGGGCACGATCGCCAGCACGTGGCAGCAGATGGGCCGGGCCGGCCGCCGGCGGGAGCGGGCGCTCGCCGTCCTTGTCGCGACGAGCGCCGCGCTCGATCAGTTCATCGTGCGGCACCCGGACTATCTGCTGCGGCAGGGTGCGGAAGAAGCGCGGACCAACCCCGACAATCTGCTCGTGCTGGCGAGCCATCTCAAGTGCGCGGCGTTCGAACTGCCGCTGCGCGACGGCGAGACGTTCGGACCCAATACGCTGCCGGAGATCCTCGCCTACCTCGAGGAGGCGCGCGTCCTCCACCACGAGGACGACGCGTGGCACTACATCGCCGAGGCGTACCCGGCCGAAGAGGTAAGCCTGCGCAGCGCCAGCCAGGAGAACGTGGTGATCATCGACACGACCCCGGCTTCGCGGGGCGGCTCGGCCCCGGCTTCGCGGGGCGGGGCGGCCGAGCCGCGGCCCCGCGTGATCGGTGAGATCGACCTTGCCTCCGCCCCGGCCTTCGTACACGAGGACGCGATCTACATCCACCTCGGCCAGCAGTACCACGTGGACCGGCTCGATTGGGAGGAGCGGAAGGCGTACGTGACGCGCGTCGAGGTCGACTACTACACGGACGCGCAGATCGCGACCGACCTGCGCGTGCTGGCGGAGTTCGCGCGCGCGGAGGACGCGGCGCACGGCGAGGTCACGGTCACGTTCCGGCCCACGATCTTCAAGAAGCTGACGCTGTCCAACCACGAGAACGTCGGCTTCGGGACCATCCACCTGCCGGAGACGACGCTCCACACCACCGGGGCGTGGTGGGTGTTTCCGCGCGCCCGCGCCGCCGACCTCGACCCCGTCTTCCGCGGGGCGAGCGGCAACGACGCCCTCCAGGGGGCGCTGCTCGGGGTGGCCAACGCCCTCCACAACGTCGCGCCGCTGTACCTGATGTGCGACCCGCGCGACCTCGGCGCGCTCGCGGAGACACGCTCGCCGCACACGGGCGAGCCCACGGTGACGGTGTACGAACAGATCCCGGGCGGCGTGGGGCAGGCGGAGCGGCTGTTCGCGCTGCGGCGCGACCTGTTGGACACAGCCGCGGCCTTGATCGATGCCTGCGGGTGCGAGGCAGGTTGTCCCTCCTGCGTCGGCCCGGTACTGGGGCTCGGCCCGGACGCCAAG
This genomic stretch from bacterium harbors:
- a CDS encoding Zn-binding domain-containing protein, with amino-acid sequence ADQVDELQTLIRLLGADVRAFTYDGDTPADARRTIRTAGHVVVTNPDMLHTAILPHHTKWLRLFENLKYVVVDELHHYRGVFGSHLANVLRRLARICAFYGSTPQFICCSATIGNPKEHAERLTGRTMAIVDRNGAPSGERIVGFYNPPVVNEQLGIRIDAVRESVTLAGELLGGRIQTIFFARSRLAAELLTTYLRAAAERRSLPADAICGYRAGYLPSERRKIEAGLRSGAVRAVAATNALELGIDIGQLSAAVLVGYPGTIASTWQQMGRAGRRRERALAVLVATSAALDQFIVRHPDYLLRQGAEEARTNPDNLLVLASHLKCAAFELPLRDGETFGPNTLPEILAYLEEARVLHHEDDAWHYIAEAYPAEEVSLRSASQENVVIIDTTPASRGGSAPASRGGAAEPRPRVIGEIDLASAPAFVHEDAIYIHLGQQYHVDRLDWEERKAYVTRVEVDYYTDAQIATDLRVLAEFARAEDAAHGEVTVTFRPTIFKKLTLSNHENVGFGTIHLPETTLHTTGAWWVFPRARAADLDPVFRGASGNDALQGALLGVANALHNVAPLYLMCDPRDLGALAETRSPHTGEPTVTVYEQIPGGVGQAERLFALRRDLLDTAAALIDACGCEAGCPSCVGPVLGLGPDAKRRTLRLLRDVCVPA